In Desulfatirhabdium butyrativorans DSM 18734, the sequence TAAGCTCGTCTTCCTCCTGGGACTCTTTCCGGACAGGTTTAACCGCAATTTCATCGAAATTGATTCCCTCGAACGGATTGATATCCAAGGCCTTGGGAATGGAGCCGAATAAATCCCGTTCGGTAATTTCTTCATTTTTGGTTTTGGGCTGCGTTGCGGACAATCGTCACCACCTCTCGTGCGAGATTCTTGTAATCTGCAGCACCCTGGGAATCGGTATCAAAGCCAAAAATGGTTTTTCGTTTAATGTGTGCCTTGTCGATATCGACGGTAAAGCGTATGGTCGTATCGAAGACAAAGATTTTCTTGCTGTGGAAAAACTGGATCATTTTTTCCCGGTTCTTCACGTAGACATCCGCCCGATCGTCGAATTTGGTCAGCAAAATTCCCAGCAGTTTCAGCTTGTCGTTCTGGCTTCGGATGGTCTGGATCAGTTTGAGAAAAGTGGCCAGCCCGTCGAGCGCGAACTGATCCGATGTCGGGATAGGGACGATGACATAATGGGAGATCATCAGCGCATTGTGCACCATGGTGCCGATATTGGGCGGCGTATCGATCAGAACATAGTGGTATTTGTTCAGACCGCTGTCGTTTCGGATCAGCCGCTGGAAGCCCAGCACGGAATCTGCGGTTGTCGCCGCAGACCTTTCCCATACCATGCATTGAATGGTGTTGTCGAGTAGACCGGTTTTCTCTATTGGTCGATGGGTACGATTCACATGAACTTGAGCACGAGACGCCTTGCCGCACGCGGCTACTACGAATCGATGCCGAATCACCCTTCTTCCGCCATTGTCGCCGGCCCCTCTCAGAACCGTGCTGGCGCTATTTACGCACACGGCTCCTCATCTGTATTTTCACCGAGATG encodes:
- a CDS encoding ParA family protein; the encoded protein is MCVNSASTVLRGAGDNGGRRVIRHRFVVAACGKASRAQVHVNRTHRPIEKTGLLDNTIQCMVWERSAATTADSVLGFQRLIRNDSGLNKYHYVLIDTPPNIGTMVHNALMISHYVIVPIPTSDQFALDGLATFLKLIQTIRSQNDKLKLLGILLTKFDDRADVYVKNREKMIQFFHSKKIFVFDTTIRFTVDIDKAHIKRKTIFGFDTDSQGAADYKNLAREVVTIVRNAAQNQK